A portion of the uncultured Fibrobacter sp. genome contains these proteins:
- a CDS encoding cyanophycin synthetase — protein MDYLNSRLMFGMVPGLESTRKLCEVLGNSQNKFKTIHVVGTNGKGSTSYYLAGVLQAHGFRTGLFTSPHLVSLRERIRIDGIPIGEADLDRLLLQVKAAAEQVHVEPTFFEVLTLVSFLYYAEQGVDVVSMEAGMGGRLDSTAVACGDIVVLTSIGLEHTEILGPTEEAILFEKMAIVEADERRVSKAFVLGGISDSLKKEALDYTQKRGDECIFPVVRNDIELPNLGHHYIENASLSLTAAEKFMRQNGGVAYNDALALSTLKSLSWAGRMQKLTDAQGRSRYILDGAHNSHAVRRLVETLEKYYHGCKFHCVFGALKDKDVGEMLRLMSPYVSHWHITKTPYPRFRELSDLRQQLESLGLPVASEGELNRDFLNSVDAAALGENTSTPVLVTGSLYMIGETVQLLKNDYDALSFFRGMTPSTNEHR, from the coding sequence ATGGATTATTTGAATTCAAGACTCATGTTCGGCATGGTCCCCGGACTTGAATCCACTCGCAAACTTTGTGAAGTTCTTGGAAATTCCCAAAACAAGTTCAAGACCATTCATGTGGTTGGTACAAATGGAAAGGGATCGACTAGCTATTATTTGGCGGGCGTTCTGCAGGCTCACGGATTTAGGACAGGGCTTTTTACGAGTCCCCATTTGGTGAGTCTTCGCGAAAGAATCCGCATTGACGGTATTCCCATCGGTGAAGCCGATTTAGACCGATTGTTGTTGCAGGTGAAAGCCGCCGCAGAACAGGTTCATGTAGAACCGACTTTTTTCGAAGTGCTTACGTTGGTCTCCTTCCTTTATTACGCTGAACAGGGAGTCGATGTTGTATCGATGGAAGCGGGAATGGGCGGGCGCCTAGATAGTACCGCTGTGGCCTGCGGCGATATTGTCGTTTTGACGAGTATTGGTCTTGAACATACCGAAATTCTTGGCCCGACCGAAGAGGCTATCCTTTTTGAAAAAATGGCGATTGTCGAGGCCGATGAACGCCGCGTTTCTAAAGCGTTTGTGTTGGGCGGAATCTCGGACTCGTTGAAAAAGGAAGCTCTTGACTATACCCAAAAACGGGGCGATGAATGTATTTTCCCTGTAGTTCGTAACGACATCGAACTTCCGAACCTGGGACATCATTACATTGAAAATGCGAGCCTGTCTTTGACGGCTGCCGAAAAATTTATGCGTCAAAACGGTGGCGTGGCTTATAATGACGCTCTCGCACTTTCTACACTCAAGTCATTGTCCTGGGCGGGCCGCATGCAAAAATTGACGGATGCCCAGGGGCGTTCACGCTATATCCTAGATGGTGCGCATAACTCCCATGCGGTTCGCAGGTTGGTCGAAACCCTTGAAAAGTATTATCACGGATGCAAGTTCCATTGCGTATTCGGGGCTCTCAAGGATAAAGATGTCGGCGAAATGCTTCGGCTGATGTCTCCTTATGTAAGTCATTGGCATATCACCAAGACTCCGTATCCGCGGTTCCGTGAATTGAGCGACTTACGTCAACAGCTGGAATCTTTGGGTTTGCCTGTGGCAAGCGAAGGTGAACTGAACCGAGATTTTTTGAATTCGGTTGATGCCGCGGCGTTGGGCGAAAATACCTCCACTCCGGTGCTTGTGACGGGAAGCCTTTACATGATCGGCGAAACGGTTCAGTTGCTCAAGAATGACTATGATGCACTTTCGTTTTTTAGGGGGATGACTCCTTCTACAAACGAACATCGCTGA
- a CDS encoding ATP-dependent DNA helicase RecG — MDLCNLPKMGPKSLDALKSAGIVSLSDFLYNIPRTYLDQTRVTPIGNLHEGDRVVVIGKIIRAGIIRGRSSRFVATLADGTGELTLTFFQGAQYHSKRLTIGSRWVATGVVGDYRGMQMTHPDMQPIDEDEQFNGQILPVYPMTETMVKARITQKSLRNWYNVIFHFPALSLSGICPRELTDYLHYAPVLENLRILHQPKDFDSIRKAKRELKVLELLPFCLRMIKRRENQKIRGHERQIDLGQVMLAKSRLPFSLTDGQEKALNRIIDGLNGKQQFHALLQGDVGCGKTVVAMLAMLAVCGAGEQCALMVPTDILARQHFKQMKPFFEAAGMRVQLLVGATSTAEKRQILGELQMGLCQAVIGTHALYSRDVTFAKLGLVIIDEQHRFGVNQREALLSKGEYPDMLVMSATPIPRSLAMTLYGDLQVISIKEKPAGRKPIKTRLVRPDKRTDMKKFICSEAKGGNLCYWIVSRVGSDDESNARSVEDVVSELRAFDPSVVVEGIHGQMDEEVRDGILKRFAEGAVHILVATTVIEVGVNVPEANIMAIDQPDRFGLAQLHQLRGRVGRGDVQAWCFLMLPENISTDNTLDRLTQFSHTDDGFEIAELDLQTRGAGNLEGNEQSGSWVFRWFDWIHDQELIAQTLQMAESILKDKDAFDEDSREKIQLWYAEKKSANEDGIH, encoded by the coding sequence ATGGACCTCTGCAACCTTCCCAAGATGGGGCCAAAGAGCCTTGATGCGCTCAAGTCGGCGGGAATCGTTTCGCTATCGGATTTTCTGTACAACATTCCGCGAACCTACCTCGACCAGACAAGGGTAACCCCCATCGGAAACCTGCACGAAGGAGACCGAGTCGTCGTTATCGGAAAAATTATCCGGGCAGGAATCATCCGGGGCCGTAGCAGTCGCTTTGTCGCCACCCTCGCCGACGGAACGGGTGAACTGACGCTCACGTTTTTTCAGGGGGCGCAGTACCACAGCAAGAGGCTCACAATTGGTTCAAGGTGGGTTGCTACTGGCGTTGTAGGGGATTACCGCGGAATGCAGATGACGCATCCCGACATGCAGCCCATTGACGAAGACGAGCAGTTCAACGGACAAATATTACCGGTGTACCCCATGACCGAAACAATGGTCAAGGCTCGCATTACGCAAAAATCCCTGCGCAACTGGTATAACGTCATTTTCCATTTTCCTGCACTTTCGCTTTCGGGAATTTGCCCAAGGGAGCTAACGGACTACCTGCACTACGCTCCGGTGCTCGAGAACCTGCGGATTCTACACCAACCCAAAGATTTCGATTCTATTCGCAAGGCTAAGCGAGAACTCAAGGTTCTGGAACTGCTCCCCTTCTGCCTGCGCATGATCAAGCGGCGCGAGAACCAGAAAATTCGCGGACACGAACGGCAGATAGACCTCGGACAGGTGATGCTCGCCAAATCGAGGCTCCCTTTCAGTCTCACCGACGGCCAAGAAAAAGCGCTCAACCGGATTATCGACGGGCTCAACGGAAAGCAGCAGTTCCACGCCCTGTTGCAAGGCGATGTCGGCTGCGGAAAAACGGTCGTCGCCATGCTTGCGATGCTTGCCGTATGCGGAGCAGGCGAACAGTGCGCCCTGATGGTTCCGACCGACATCTTGGCTCGGCAACATTTCAAACAGATGAAGCCCTTTTTTGAAGCGGCGGGAATGCGAGTCCAGCTTTTGGTGGGTGCAACGAGCACCGCCGAAAAAAGACAGATCTTGGGCGAACTCCAGATGGGACTATGCCAAGCCGTTATCGGCACACACGCCCTGTATTCCAGAGACGTCACATTTGCAAAGCTTGGCCTTGTGATTATCGACGAGCAGCACCGCTTTGGCGTAAACCAGCGCGAGGCACTGCTTTCAAAGGGCGAATACCCCGACATGCTCGTGATGAGCGCGACGCCGATTCCCCGAAGCCTCGCCATGACGCTCTACGGTGACCTGCAAGTGATATCCATCAAGGAAAAGCCCGCCGGAAGAAAGCCTATCAAGACGCGTCTCGTCCGCCCCGACAAGCGTACGGACATGAAGAAATTCATTTGCAGCGAAGCGAAAGGCGGGAACCTTTGCTACTGGATTGTAAGCCGCGTCGGAAGCGATGACGAAAGTAACGCAAGAAGCGTCGAAGACGTGGTAAGCGAACTCCGCGCATTCGACCCAAGCGTCGTCGTGGAAGGAATCCACGGGCAGATGGACGAAGAGGTTCGCGACGGAATCCTGAAACGTTTTGCAGAGGGGGCGGTGCATATACTTGTTGCAACCACCGTCATCGAAGTCGGCGTAAATGTCCCCGAGGCAAACATCATGGCGATCGACCAGCCCGACCGATTCGGGCTGGCGCAGCTGCACCAGCTGCGCGGGCGTGTTGGACGCGGCGATGTACAGGCCTGGTGTTTCCTGATGCTACCCGAAAACATTTCGACGGACAACACGCTCGATCGCCTGACGCAATTCAGCCACACCGACGACGGATTTGAAATCGCGGAACTTGACTTGCAGACCCGCGGTGCGGGAAACCTGGAAGGCAACGAGCAGAGCGGTTCCTGGGTATTCCGCTGGTTCGACTGGATTCACGACCAGGAACTCATTGCGCAAACTTTGCAGATGGCGGAATCCATCCTGAAAGACAAGGACGCCTTCGACGAAGACTCCCGTGAAAAGATTCAGCTCTGGTACGCCGAAAAGAAATCGGCGAACGAAGACGGAATTCACTAG
- a CDS encoding MlaD family protein, with protein sequence MRISDRTLGYISLVTLIGLFAFIAYCMWEAHHEARKIIEVDFNELGSLQPEDQVVIRGYTVGTIGRVLWLGDRARVQIKFNEPIIIREGTQFNNVNYAIMGHRRLEIIPSKTGKILPDDHIFQGHFEPGIAEALRQIENVNEQIAAIRELVHLAVEGDSLHEPVSAIFEQIIFGVEQTLENTEQTLSTLQPALNNLFKQINTASADLAEVSLQADSAVKTLTEMVNEKMTLAESAFKAISEGAQKTNDIINNIENNQLYSKILYSSETVDKVNDLIGKLNQLVQAIDTKGIKVLDENGNPVKAFSWKNLNIIGKTAREKGRERAEKGESLPE encoded by the coding sequence ATGAGAATTTCCGACAGAACCTTGGGCTACATATCGCTTGTAACGCTAATAGGACTTTTTGCGTTCATCGCCTACTGTATGTGGGAAGCCCATCACGAAGCCCGGAAAATCATCGAAGTCGACTTTAACGAGTTGGGATCACTGCAACCCGAAGACCAGGTGGTCATTCGCGGCTACACGGTGGGAACCATCGGCCGCGTCCTTTGGCTTGGCGACCGCGCAAGGGTTCAAATCAAGTTCAACGAACCCATCATCATTCGCGAAGGGACCCAATTCAACAATGTGAACTACGCTATCATGGGGCACCGCAGGCTAGAAATTATCCCCTCCAAGACAGGGAAAATTCTGCCGGACGACCATATTTTCCAGGGACATTTTGAACCGGGCATCGCCGAAGCGCTCCGCCAGATCGAGAACGTGAACGAACAAATCGCCGCCATACGCGAACTTGTCCATCTGGCCGTCGAAGGGGACTCGCTCCACGAACCTGTAAGCGCCATCTTCGAGCAGATTATTTTCGGCGTGGAACAGACGCTGGAAAACACGGAACAGACGCTTTCTACACTGCAACCGGCACTCAACAACCTATTCAAGCAAATCAACACGGCTAGTGCGGACCTCGCCGAAGTTTCCCTGCAAGCGGATTCCGCCGTAAAGACGCTCACCGAAATGGTCAACGAAAAAATGACACTCGCCGAATCCGCATTCAAGGCGATCTCGGAAGGCGCCCAGAAGACAAACGACATCATCAACAATATCGAAAACAACCAGCTCTACAGCAAGATTCTCTATTCTTCGGAAACCGTGGATAAGGTGAACGACCTGATCGGAAAACTGAACCAGCTCGTTCAGGCCATCGATACCAAAGGAATCAAGGTTCTCGACGAAAATGGCAACCCGGTGAAGGCGTTCTCCTGGAAGAACCTGAATATCATCGGAAAGACTGCCCGCGAAAAAGGCCGCGAAAGGGCTGAAAAAGGCGAATCGCTCCCCGAATAG
- a CDS encoding GspE/PulE family protein has product MEQLLSPQWCHEHGIALLSESAPYRVAVPDDCDEFLLEKIRMELNASIMPQKMNPREIRRIQLKDAPLNEKDFFSQGNATSTSWEAEPVVNLVESIIDDALEGKATDIHLEPDHGHFRIRLRQDGLLNEYRNLPLWASEPVLVRLKILAEIDITDKRIPHDGSFTFCGYRHSANIRVSTLPVQGGEKCVLRLLPVASGAKDSEQASFKELDSLHLSKPHLLFLRHVFNSPQGIFLVTGPTGSGKTTTLHAGLQEILSKQVNVTTIEDPIEYPLEGAAQVQVNEKCNFTFATALRALLRQDPDVILVGEIRDSETAQIALRAAQTGHLVLSTLHTNSAKATFARLEDLGVSKNSLQESLLGIMAQRLVRCRPHPDQNYSGRTAVIEILKSDGEYVDGTLHENAQRLVQAGITDNAEIRRVFGNLTTNH; this is encoded by the coding sequence ATGGAACAGTTATTATCGCCACAATGGTGTCACGAACACGGAATCGCACTTCTAAGCGAAAGTGCCCCCTACAGGGTGGCAGTCCCCGATGATTGCGATGAATTTCTTCTCGAAAAGATTCGAATGGAGCTTAACGCAAGTATCATGCCCCAAAAAATGAATCCTCGAGAAATTCGACGCATTCAGCTAAAGGACGCTCCGCTAAACGAAAAGGACTTCTTTTCACAGGGAAACGCAACGAGTACCTCCTGGGAAGCTGAACCCGTCGTCAATCTCGTCGAAAGCATTATCGACGACGCTCTCGAAGGAAAGGCGACCGACATACACCTAGAACCGGATCACGGGCATTTTCGAATTCGCCTCCGGCAGGACGGACTACTGAACGAATACAGGAACCTCCCCCTATGGGCAAGCGAGCCCGTACTTGTCCGGCTTAAAATTCTCGCAGAAATCGACATTACAGATAAAAGAATCCCCCACGACGGGAGCTTTACGTTTTGCGGCTATAGGCACAGCGCCAACATACGCGTAAGCACGCTCCCCGTACAAGGTGGCGAAAAATGCGTTCTTCGCTTACTGCCTGTTGCTAGTGGAGCAAAGGATTCGGAACAGGCTTCGTTTAAGGAGCTCGATTCGCTCCATTTGAGCAAGCCTCACCTTCTTTTTCTAAGACACGTCTTCAACAGCCCGCAGGGCATCTTTCTGGTAACGGGGCCGACAGGCTCTGGAAAGACAACGACATTACACGCGGGGCTTCAGGAAATTCTTTCCAAGCAGGTCAATGTCACCACGATCGAAGATCCCATAGAATACCCTCTTGAAGGGGCCGCACAGGTGCAGGTCAACGAAAAGTGCAATTTTACATTCGCTACAGCACTACGCGCCCTATTGCGCCAAGACCCGGACGTAATCCTTGTCGGAGAAATACGAGACTCGGAAACGGCACAAATCGCCCTGCGTGCCGCTCAGACGGGACACCTAGTCCTATCGACGCTCCACACAAACTCCGCCAAGGCGACATTTGCACGACTGGAAGATTTAGGAGTGTCAAAGAATTCGCTGCAGGAATCGCTGCTAGGCATTATGGCACAGCGTCTGGTGCGGTGCCGCCCCCACCCCGATCAGAACTATTCGGGCCGAACCGCGGTCATCGAGATTTTGAAAAGCGACGGAGAATATGTCGATGGAACGTTACACGAAAATGCGCAGCGACTTGTTCAAGCAGGAATTACCGACAACGCCGAAATTAGAAGGGTCTTCGGGAATCTAACCACGAATCACTAG
- a CDS encoding efflux RND transporter permease subunit, which translates to MIKASIYKPITMLMVILTVVVFGLYTYSMMVVDLMPKFDVPVVTGTIIYQGANPEEIETTIIKPIEEQVELVDGIDYVQSICLENYGIVVAMFNMGVNVDVAANDVRSKIELAAADFPDAVQAPIISKVDINGAAIMSISFTGPLNSTELRQKVEDEIEPLFTSVPGVASVDLFGGTTRQISIELDKDKMLDRNVDIATIMGIFGQANVNLPVGEVIGKHKNTSVRTAGKFTSLDEMRNLDIPTAKGVIKLSEIADVKDTVEKITSNSRFKGINSVSLDIKKRSDANVVQVSKGVLKRMAEVQKTLPEGFKLTLVYDKSEAVNESIDNVIQNIIIAIGLTSVLLLLFLGKFSTMIIAAITMPISVIGAFTLMYFAGFGINMMSLMALSSSVGLLVTNSIVVLENINNKLNDGLDPKEAAYKGTSEIMVAIMASTLTNVCVFVPIAFMKSIAGIFFRTFGLTMVFATFVSLLVTFTLTPLMAAYLFKGKKKDENGNIIEEKPNIIGRILALFPKALNGFRFIYLKTLSFCLSIPGVLFQVVALVAGIFFVGVLAKNFLTVEIMPKQDQGMISIKLEMPVGTNIETTDSVARIIESRVKDIPEIVHYNMNVGGTSSNGGSVNQATMRIKLLKDWEKKKMPDWKGGHRGTDQIVDSLRPYLADIPDAFISIKSTSASETNNNSAGDVVLEVSGLHKDSVVKASQIVMDKIKEKIDGIVDVKMSYEAGKPEIRMIPNRQALADYGVTLQTIATYNYIAVSGYEAGQFTDNGEEYDVYVRMMEKDRQSHGDIETLPILTAKGYVNANELFFIEDGAGPTRIDRKRKRTRVDVSMNLLPGHTTGEIMGKVGKLAEEMKDQVPDGISFGFGGNADMQNDMVAEFKTAILMAIILTYILLIALLESFAQPFIIMTTIPMGAIGVILSLVVTGKALSMIALMAIVMLIGVVVNNAILLLDEANRLLRSGAMGRRSAIMTAGKTKFQPIVLATFASVVAQLPLAFALGGNVAAMTQPMGIASVGGLIVSAILTMYLVPTFFWLPNAITSKVKSKANKIIAKRRRSKE; encoded by the coding sequence ATGATTAAGGCCAGTATCTATAAACCGATTACCATGCTCATGGTCATCTTGACCGTGGTGGTTTTTGGTCTCTATACCTACAGCATGATGGTGGTCGACCTGATGCCGAAATTCGACGTTCCCGTGGTCACCGGTACCATCATTTACCAGGGCGCAAACCCTGAAGAAATCGAAACGACCATCATCAAGCCCATCGAAGAACAGGTGGAACTGGTGGACGGTATCGACTACGTGCAGTCCATCTGCCTTGAAAACTACGGTATCGTGGTCGCTATGTTCAACATGGGCGTGAACGTCGACGTTGCCGCAAACGACGTCCGTTCCAAGATTGAACTTGCCGCGGCCGACTTCCCGGACGCTGTGCAGGCTCCGATTATTTCCAAGGTGGACATTAACGGTGCCGCCATTATGTCCATTTCGTTTACCGGTCCGCTGAACTCTACTGAACTCCGCCAGAAGGTGGAAGACGAAATCGAACCGTTGTTCACATCCGTTCCGGGTGTGGCTAGTGTGGACCTTTTCGGTGGTACGACCCGTCAGATTTCGATTGAACTCGACAAGGACAAAATGCTCGACCGCAATGTGGATATTGCGACCATCATGGGCATTTTCGGTCAGGCCAACGTGAACCTCCCCGTGGGTGAAGTGATTGGCAAGCACAAGAACACATCCGTGCGTACCGCCGGTAAGTTCACAAGCCTCGACGAAATGCGCAACCTGGACATTCCCACAGCAAAGGGCGTCATCAAGCTTTCCGAAATCGCCGATGTGAAGGACACGGTTGAAAAGATTACATCGAACTCCCGCTTCAAGGGCATCAACTCTGTTTCTCTCGACATCAAGAAGCGTTCCGATGCCAACGTGGTGCAAGTTTCGAAGGGCGTACTCAAGCGCATGGCCGAAGTCCAGAAGACGCTTCCCGAAGGCTTCAAGCTGACTCTCGTTTACGACAAGTCCGAAGCCGTGAACGAATCCATCGACAACGTGATCCAGAATATCATTATCGCCATCGGTCTTACTTCTGTCCTATTGTTGCTCTTCCTCGGCAAGTTCTCGACGATGATTATCGCCGCCATTACGATGCCGATTTCTGTGATTGGTGCTTTTACGCTCATGTACTTTGCAGGATTTGGCATCAACATGATGTCGCTCATGGCCCTGTCAAGTTCCGTGGGTCTCTTGGTGACGAACTCCATCGTGGTGCTTGAAAACATCAACAACAAGCTGAATGACGGTCTCGATCCGAAGGAAGCCGCTTACAAGGGCACGAGCGAAATCATGGTCGCCATCATGGCTTCTACGCTGACCAACGTTTGCGTGTTCGTACCGATTGCCTTCATGAAGTCTATCGCAGGTATCTTCTTTAGAACCTTCGGCCTTACCATGGTGTTTGCCACGTTCGTGTCGCTCCTGGTGACATTCACCTTGACGCCACTTATGGCCGCTTACCTGTTCAAAGGCAAGAAGAAAGACGAAAACGGCAACATCATCGAAGAAAAGCCGAACATTATCGGACGCATCTTGGCCCTGTTCCCCAAGGCATTGAACGGATTCCGTTTCATCTACCTCAAGACACTTTCGTTCTGCCTTTCGATTCCCGGTGTGCTTTTCCAGGTGGTCGCCCTTGTCGCAGGCATTTTCTTTGTGGGTGTTCTCGCCAAGAACTTCTTGACCGTCGAAATCATGCCGAAGCAGGACCAAGGTATGATTTCTATAAAGCTTGAAATGCCCGTGGGTACCAACATCGAAACAACCGACAGCGTCGCCCGCATTATTGAAAGCAGAGTCAAGGATATTCCCGAAATCGTTCACTACAACATGAACGTGGGTGGAACAAGCAGCAACGGCGGTTCCGTTAACCAGGCCACCATGCGTATCAAGCTCTTGAAGGACTGGGAAAAGAAGAAGATGCCGGATTGGAAGGGCGGTCATCGTGGCACCGACCAGATTGTGGACTCGTTGCGTCCCTACCTGGCAGACATTCCCGACGCATTCATTTCGATCAAGTCCACCTCCGCCTCTGAAACGAACAACAACTCTGCCGGTGACGTGGTGCTCGAAGTGAGCGGCCTGCACAAGGATTCCGTCGTGAAGGCATCGCAGATTGTGATGGACAAGATCAAGGAAAAAATCGACGGTATCGTGGACGTGAAGATGAGCTACGAAGCCGGTAAGCCTGAAATCCGTATGATTCCGAACCGCCAGGCTCTCGCCGACTACGGTGTCACGCTCCAGACCATCGCCACCTACAACTATATTGCAGTGAGCGGTTACGAAGCGGGACAGTTCACCGATAACGGCGAAGAATATGACGTGTACGTGCGCATGATGGAAAAAGACCGTCAGAGCCATGGCGACATTGAAACGCTCCCCATTTTGACAGCGAAGGGATACGTGAACGCCAACGAACTGTTCTTCATTGAAGACGGTGCCGGTCCGACCCGAATCGACCGCAAGCGCAAACGCACCCGTGTAGACGTGTCAATGAACCTGCTCCCGGGACACACGACCGGTGAAATCATGGGTAAGGTCGGTAAGCTTGCTGAAGAAATGAAGGATCAAGTTCCTGATGGCATTTCGTTTGGTTTCGGTGGTAACGCAGACATGCAGAACGACATGGTGGCTGAATTCAAGACCGCAATTCTTATGGCTATCATCCTCACCTACATTTTGCTGATTGCCCTCCTCGAAAGCTTTGCACAGCCGTTCATTATCATGACGACGATTCCGATGGGTGCTATCGGCGTGATTCTGTCCCTCGTCGTTACGGGCAAGGCTCTTTCGATGATTGCACTCATGGCTATCGTGATGCTTATCGGTGTGGTGGTGAACAACGCTATTCTACTCCTTGACGAAGCGAACCGACTGCTCCGAAGTGGCGCTATGGGACGTCGTTCTGCCATCATGACTGCAGGCAAGACGAAGTTCCAGCCGATTGTGCTTGCAACGTTTGCCTCTGTGGTGGCTCAGCTCCCGCTCGCATTCGCTCTCGGTGGTAACGTGGCCGCCATGACGCAGCCGATGGGTATCGCCTCGGTGGGAGGCTTGATTGTGTCCGCCATTCTCACCATGTACCTGGTGCCGACCTTCTTCTGGCTCCCGAACGCCATTACAAGCAAGGTAAAGAGCAAGGCGAACAAGATTATCGCCAAGCGTCGTCGTAGCAAGGAATAA
- a CDS encoding efflux RND transporter periplasmic adaptor subunit translates to MNKTVKTLLTLATASMLLVACNQKDEAKNNEPKKASTIEEIQKEKGKPARVVKAGTAKITDVRKFSGTIEGMNQNSAICKMGDPIAKINVQVGSTVQKDQVIAEYLYTGDNTQYQQAQEQIAVLEKATERMRELHQKGGISQQDMDTQEMQLKVAKMNLEAARRATLILAPEAGVVTELKFQVGQTPGVGARFATIAKLNKVILKLNVTSQDIGYFKKGASATVTVAGETLKGKVTLIPLAADPVTRFFPVEVTFDNPKKKLLPGMYVTAELDAQQVEGIIVPTEAIVYRNGLNAVWTVDENGKALRKIVKLGVQTKDDVQIIEGLEGGETIIVEGQSKMNDGDKVLIVE, encoded by the coding sequence ATGAACAAGACTGTTAAAACCCTCCTGACCCTCGCTACAGCATCTATGCTCCTCGTCGCCTGTAACCAAAAGGACGAGGCCAAGAACAACGAACCCAAGAAAGCCTCTACCATCGAAGAAATCCAGAAGGAAAAAGGCAAGCCCGCCCGCGTAGTGAAGGCCGGCACAGCAAAGATTACCGATGTCCGCAAGTTCAGCGGCACCATCGAAGGCATGAACCAGAACAGCGCCATCTGCAAGATGGGTGACCCCATTGCAAAGATCAACGTGCAGGTCGGCTCCACGGTTCAAAAGGACCAGGTAATCGCCGAATACCTCTACACCGGTGACAACACCCAGTACCAGCAGGCCCAGGAACAGATTGCGGTTCTCGAAAAGGCTACGGAACGCATGCGCGAACTTCACCAGAAGGGCGGCATCAGCCAGCAGGACATGGACACTCAGGAAATGCAGCTCAAGGTCGCAAAGATGAACCTCGAAGCAGCCCGCCGCGCCACCTTAATTCTCGCCCCCGAAGCAGGTGTGGTGACCGAGCTCAAGTTCCAGGTCGGTCAAACCCCCGGAGTCGGCGCCAGGTTCGCAACGATCGCCAAGCTGAACAAGGTCATCCTCAAGCTGAACGTCACAAGCCAGGATATCGGCTACTTCAAGAAGGGTGCTTCCGCGACCGTGACCGTCGCCGGAGAAACACTCAAGGGAAAAGTCACGCTCATTCCTCTTGCCGCAGACCCTGTCACCCGTTTCTTCCCGGTGGAAGTCACCTTCGACAATCCGAAGAAGAAGCTGCTCCCCGGCATGTACGTGACCGCCGAACTTGACGCCCAGCAGGTCGAAGGCATCATCGTTCCGACAGAAGCTATCGTTTACCGTAACGGTTTGAACGCCGTCTGGACGGTCGACGAAAACGGCAAGGCACTCCGCAAGATCGTGAAGCTGGGTGTACAGACCAAGGACGACGTGCAGATTATCGAAGGTCTCGAAGGAGGCGAAACCATCATTGTCGAAGGCCAGTCCAAGATGAACGACGGCGACAAGGTTCTGATCGTCGAATAG